One region of Jatrophihabitans sp. genomic DNA includes:
- a CDS encoding cysteine hydrolase has translation MAVTPRILLVIDIQQEYTAAGRAFHIAGIEPSLTNAKTLIDAARVAGVPVWHVQHQQEKGVFARGGEHTDPIAGFEPQGDEPVFIKDMYNSFSSPELVKALEATKPEDITVIGYGTPLCCLSTIVDGMHRGYSFTLVEDAVAAKATKQTSEEEMHRSAVNVISEYARVTRTEDVLQEFKG, from the coding sequence ATGGCTGTAACACCGAGGATCCTGCTGGTTATCGACATCCAGCAGGAGTACACCGCCGCCGGACGGGCGTTCCACATCGCGGGAATCGAGCCTTCGTTGACCAACGCGAAGACGCTGATCGACGCCGCCCGAGTCGCCGGCGTTCCGGTGTGGCATGTCCAGCACCAGCAGGAGAAGGGGGTGTTCGCCCGGGGCGGTGAGCACACCGACCCGATCGCCGGCTTCGAGCCGCAGGGCGACGAGCCGGTCTTCATCAAGGACATGTACAACTCCTTCAGCTCCCCGGAGCTGGTCAAGGCGCTGGAGGCCACCAAGCCCGAGGACATCACCGTCATCGGCTACGGCACGCCGCTGTGCTGCCTGTCCACCATCGTCGACGGCATGCACCGGGGCTACTCGTTCACGCTGGTCGAGGACGCGGTGGCCGCCAAGGCCACCAAGCAGACCAGCGAGGAGGAGATGCACCGGTCGGCGGTGAACGTTATCTCCGAGTACGCCCGGGTGACACGGACCGAGGACGTGCTCCAAGAGTTCAAGGGCTGA
- a CDS encoding ATP-grasp domain-containing protein gives MKSGAGYVVLLESTDAGGHELGLAVTQMGLRPLFLLDTELYRADLAMCLQSFEYLPADTRDVAGMVSLLAADGRRVVGVGTLVDSRIPFAVKLAAALGVPGPDPACGPLSDKRQVAQWCPEVSPRSAAAAPGPQPVADTLAEWQREFGSAAVMVKPRVGCAGVGVRLLTEDQQKQQFVADTPDLQNWLVQEHFPGSLFSMEGWVDSAGVHYVGWTSRRKIGNTETEFRFEGFDTLPVALTKQAQEAVAHLIEQASMRRGWFHIEFLVDEARRALRLIDANVGRTGGAMLPHAMAMALGVTTSDLYQHALEMQLWGKSSVSLPDTPPLTRIHKCVCFGSPRAATLREVRLPGTPLQHGPLRVVRILGAGDEVSEIGQDDWSWIGFVAGPEDEVDRYTAQIEIHTTDAVLPAAN, from the coding sequence ATGAAGTCAGGCGCGGGCTACGTCGTCCTGTTGGAATCCACCGACGCCGGCGGCCACGAGCTTGGGCTGGCCGTGACGCAGATGGGCTTGCGCCCGCTGTTCCTGCTCGACACCGAGCTCTACCGGGCCGACCTGGCGATGTGCCTGCAGAGTTTCGAGTACCTTCCTGCCGACACCCGTGACGTCGCCGGCATGGTGTCGCTGCTGGCCGCCGACGGCCGGCGCGTCGTCGGCGTGGGCACCCTGGTGGACAGCCGCATCCCGTTCGCGGTGAAGTTGGCCGCCGCGCTGGGCGTGCCGGGGCCGGACCCGGCCTGCGGTCCGCTGAGCGACAAGCGGCAGGTCGCCCAATGGTGCCCCGAGGTCAGCCCGCGCTCGGCGGCTGCCGCTCCCGGCCCGCAGCCCGTGGCCGACACCCTCGCCGAGTGGCAGCGGGAGTTCGGCTCGGCCGCGGTGATGGTCAAGCCACGCGTCGGTTGCGCGGGCGTCGGCGTCCGGCTGCTGACCGAGGACCAGCAGAAGCAGCAGTTCGTCGCCGACACGCCCGATCTGCAGAACTGGCTGGTCCAGGAGCACTTCCCCGGCAGCCTTTTCAGCATGGAAGGCTGGGTGGACTCCGCCGGCGTCCATTACGTCGGCTGGACCTCGCGACGCAAGATCGGCAACACCGAGACCGAGTTCCGGTTCGAGGGCTTCGACACCCTGCCCGTCGCGCTCACCAAGCAGGCGCAGGAGGCCGTCGCCCACCTGATCGAGCAGGCCTCGATGCGCCGGGGCTGGTTCCACATCGAATTCCTGGTGGACGAGGCCCGGCGGGCACTGCGCCTGATCGACGCGAACGTGGGCCGCACCGGCGGGGCGATGCTCCCGCACGCGATGGCCATGGCGCTCGGGGTGACGACGAGTGACCTGTACCAGCACGCGCTGGAGATGCAGCTCTGGGGCAAGTCCTCGGTGAGCCTGCCGGACACGCCGCCGCTGACCCGGATCCACAAGTGCGTCTGCTTCGGGTCGCCGCGCGCGGCGACCTTACGGGAGGTCCGGCTACCCGGCACCCCTTTGCAGCATGGGCCGTTGCGAGTCGTCCGGATTCTCGGCGCCGGCGACGAGGTGAGCGAGATCGGTCAGGATGACTGGTCCTGGATCGGCTTTGTGGCCGGTCCTGAGGACGAGGTCGACCGGTACACCGCCCAGATCGAGATTCACACCACCGACGCGGTCCTGCCGGCCGCCAACTGA
- a CDS encoding TIGR02611 family protein, with amino-acid sequence MIWRVLIGTLGTVIVLVGLALIPLPGPGWLIVFIGVAVWATEFYWAQRLLQYGHRMVQHWTEWVKSRSLMIRMLIGLGGLLVLAGVAGFTWMTFF; translated from the coding sequence ATGATCTGGCGAGTCCTGATCGGCACTCTCGGCACGGTGATCGTGCTGGTGGGGCTGGCGCTGATCCCGCTGCCGGGGCCCGGCTGGCTGATCGTGTTCATCGGGGTCGCGGTGTGGGCCACCGAGTTCTACTGGGCTCAGCGGCTTCTGCAGTACGGGCACCGGATGGTGCAGCACTGGACCGAGTGGGTGAAGAGTCGTTCACTGATGATCCGGATGCTCATCGGCCTGGGCGGACTGCTGGTGCTTGCCGGGGTCGCCGGGTTCACCTGGATGACATTTTTCTGA